The proteins below come from a single Odontesthes bonariensis isolate fOdoBon6 chromosome 18, fOdoBon6.hap1, whole genome shotgun sequence genomic window:
- the LOC142367202 gene encoding sialin — protein MPPPNGYSINSAPSDGGEDSDPLIKSDAVPRQCCSARLNLAVLMFLGFSVVYGLRVNLSVAMVAMVNTTDPKTDANSSVVRACPLPSGTGNTSDVFQQPEGVPQFFWDSEIQGWLLGAFFFGYLCTQIPGGYLAGHYGGKMFLGLGVLSTAALTLLTPLAATWGSHWLFALRALEGFGEGVTFPAMMAMWARWAPPLERSRLMTLSGSGASFGAFLALPLTSFICETLGWPAVFYLSGGAGCLWAVFWFAFVSDDPRTHRRISNEEKDYITDAIGAQGTGHGWSLPLLSMLFSVPLWAIIITQMCSNWAFYALLTSLPTYMNDILHFDLQSNGFLSALPYLGSSLVSVPSGILADYLIERKVFSVTVVRKLFTFTGLLLPAVFLTAVGYAGCDHILTVTFLTLSTSLGGTSSPGVFINQIDIAPRYAGFLLGITNTFATIPGVVAPIVTGYFTEDHTMAGWRKVFWVAAGINLGGAIFFTIFGSGEIQPWAEAEEDRAAPEKKRARSTSHQNTTYTTEEATHSDKVA, from the exons ATGCCGCCTCCGAATGGCTACTCCATCAACTCGGCCCCTTCGGACGGGGGCGAGGACAGCGACCCTCTCATCAAGAGTGACGCAG TTCCTCGCCAGTGCTGCTCGGCCCGCCTCAACCTCGCCGTCCTCATGTTCCTCGGCTTCTCCGTGGTCTACGGTCTGCGTGTCAACCTCAGCGTTGCCATGGTAGCCATGGTGAACACCACGGACCCCAAAACGGATGCCAACAGCTCCGTGGTCCGCGCCTGCCCGCTGCCCTCAGGGACCGGAAACACCAGTGACGTTTTCCAGCAGCCGGAGGGG GTTCCTCAGTTCTTCTGGGACTCAGAGATTCAGGGCTGGCTGCTGGGGGCCTTCTTCTTCGGCTACCTGTGCACGCAGATCCCAGGCGGCTACCTGGCCGGCCACTACGGGGGAAAGATGTtcctcggcctgggtgtgttgAGCACGGCCGCCCTCACCCTCCTCACCCCTCTGGCTGCCACATGGGGGTCGCACTGGCTGTTTGCTCTGCGGGCGTTGGAGGGCTTTGGAGAG GGTGTGACATTCCCGGCCATGATGGCGATGTGGGCTCGGTGGGCTCCTCCCCTGGAGCGCTCTCGCCTGATGACCCTGTCCGGATCCGGGGCCAGTTTCGGGGCTTTTCTGGCCCTGCCGCTCACCAGCTTCATCTGCGAGACGCTGGGCTGGCCGGCGGTCTTCTATCTCTCTG GGGGGGCTGGTTGCCTCTGGGCGGTCTTCTGGTTCGCGTTTGTGTCCGATGACCCTCGCACTCATCGTCGAATCAGCAACGAGGAGAAAGATTACATCACAGATGCTATTGGTGCTCAG GGCACAGGTCACGGCTGGTCCCTGCCCCTGCTGTCCATGCTGTTTTCCGTCCCTCTGTGGGCCATCATCATCACCCAGATGTGCTCCAACTGGGCCTTCTACGCCCTGCTCACCTCCCTGCCCACCTACATGAACGACATCCTGCACTTCGACCTGCAGTCG AACGGTTTCCTGTCTGCCCTGCCGTACCTCGGCAGCTCTCTGGTCTCCGTGCCGTCGGGCATCTTGGCGGACTACCTGATCGAGAGGAAGGTGTTCAGCGTCACCGTGGTGCGGAAGCTCTTCACATTCACAG GTCTGCTGCTGCCCGCGGTTTTCCTCACGGCCGTCGGTTACGCCGGCTGCGACCACATCCTCACCGTCACCTTCCTCACGCTCTCCACAAGCTTAGGCGGCACCAGCTCCCCCGGAGTCTTCATCAACCAGATAGACATCGCTCCGCG ATATGCAGGATTCCTTCTGGGAATCACCAACACGTTCGCCACGATTCCGGGAGTCGTGGCGCCGATTGTGACGGGATACTTTACCGAAGAT CACACCATGGCGGGCTGGAGGAAGGTGTTCTGGGTCGCTGCCGGGATCAACCTCGGCGGCGCCATCTTCTTCACCATATTTGGCAGCGGTGAGATCCAGCCGTGGGCCGAGGCGGAGGAGGACCGAGCagcaccagagaagaagagggcCAGGTCCACCTCCCACCAAAACACAACGTACACAACCGAAGAGGCAACGCACTCGGATAAAGTTGCTTAA
- the gja9b gene encoding gap junction protein alpha 9b, protein MGDWNFLGGILEEVHIHSTMVGKIWLTILFIFRMLVLGVAAEDVWNDEQSDFICNTEQPGCRNVCYDQAFPISLIRYWVLQVIFVSSPSLVYMGHAIYQLRAIEKERHCKKVALRRELEVVDAEMVEVKRRIEKEMRQVEQGKLNKAPLRGSLLCTYVAHIVTRSVVEVSFMMGQFVLYGHRLSTLYKCEREPCPNVVDCFVSRPTEKSVFMMFMQAIACISLFLSLLEIMHLSFKSIKKGLLDYYPHLKDDLDDYYVNKSKKDSVGQQVCVGTSVGRKSTIPTAPCGYTLLMEKQGNGPNYPLLSASSAFVPIQGNPGAKPDAHKDAKEGVPSLTEHNSNSNNTSSETRSPPVDKQDEPEEPSSPRHDLECRSSEYPTLPAADASSCPTLSGVARKTRRVSPPWNCSTVVEGNCSDSGDSYPGGSSTKPRSSSAGPRARLLSKSEPKRPGRPESPDSAGELSSVSQHSRESNSPIASSPNRRVSAASSVSSRRAPNDLQI, encoded by the coding sequence atgggagacTGGAACTTCCTCGGAGGGATCTTGGAGGAGGTGCACATCCACTCCACCATGGTCGGGAAGATCTGGCTGACCATCCTGTTCATTTTCCGGATGTTGGTCCTGGGCGTCGCCGCGGAGGACGTGTGGAACGACGAGCAGTCGGACTTCATCTGCAACACGGAGCAGCCTGGCTGTCGGAACGTCTGCTACGACCAAGCCTTCCCCATCTCCCTCATCCGCTACTGGGTGCTGCAGGTGATTTTCGTGTCCTCGCCCTCCCTCGTGTACATGGGTCACGCCATCTACCAGCTGCGCGCCATTGAGAAGGAACGCCACTGCAAGAAAGTGGCTCTGCGCCGCGAGCTGGAGGTGGTGGACGCGGAGATGGTGGAGGTGAAGCGGAGGATTGAGAAGGAGATGAggcaggtggagcaggggaaGCTGAACAAAGCGCCGCTGAGGGGCTCCCTGCTGTGCACCTACGTGGCTCACATCGTCACGCGCTCCGTGGTGGAGGTCAGCTTCATGATGGGTCAGTTCGTCCTGTACGGGCACCGCCTCAGCACTCTGTACAAGTGTGAAAGGGAGCCGTGTCCAAACGTGGTGGACTGCTTCGTCTCCAGGCCCACGGAGAAATCCGTCTTCATGATGTTCATGCAAGCCATCGCCTGCATCTCGCTCTTCCTCAGCCTGCTGGAGATCATGCACCTGAGCTTTAAGAGCATAAAGAAGGGCCTCCTGGACTACTACCCCCACCTGAAGGACGACCTCGACGACTACTACGTCAACAAGTCGAAGAAGGACTCGGTGGGGCAACAGGTTTGCGTCGGCACCTCTGTGGGACGCAAGAGCACCATTCCCACGGCGCCCTGTGGCTACACGTTACTGATGGAGAAGCAAGGCAACGGACCCAACTACCCCCTCCTCAGCGCCTCCTCTGCCTTCGTCCCAATCCAGGGCAACCCCGGTGCTAAGCCGGATGCCCACAAGGACGCCAAGGAGGGCGTGCCGAGCCTCACGGAGCACAACAGCAACTCCAACAACACCAGCAGCGAGACGCGCTCGCCTCCTGTGGACAAACAGGACGAGCCCGAGGAGCCGTCCTCGCCCCGCCACGACCTGGAGTGCAGGAGCTCAGAGTACCCCACCCTGCCCGCGGCAGACGCCTCCTCCTGCCCCACGCTGTCGGGCGTGGCAAGAAAGACCCGGAGGGTGAGTCCACCGTGGAACTGCtccacggtggtggagggcaaCTGCTCGGACAGTGGAGACTCGTACCCCGGGGGCAGCAGCACCAAGCCCCGCAGTAGCAGCGCTGGGCCCCGGGCCCGGCTGCTGTCCAAGTCCGAGCCCAAGAGGCCCGGCAGGCCCGAGAGCCCGGACTCTGCGGGGGAGCTGAGCTCGGTGTCTCAACACAGCCGGGAGAGTAACAGCCCCATCGCCTCCTCTCCAAACCGCAGAGTGTCGGCAGCGAGCAGCGTCAGCAGCAGACGAGCCCCGAATGACTTACAGATCTGA
- the mycbp gene encoding C-Myc-binding protein codes for MATYRASDSKREQFRRYLEKSGVIDTLTSVLVALYEEPDKPNNALDFVKLHLGAAGLDPADAEGLRMELADLQQKCSLLTEENKELRNRLMQYEPSPDEAADA; via the exons ATGGCCACTTACCGA GCCTCAGACTCAAAGCGAGAGCAGTTTAGAAGATACCTGGAGAAATCAGGTGTTATTGACACTTTGACAAGCG TTTTAGTGGCACTTTATGAAGAACCCGATAAACCGAACAATGCACTCGA CTTTGTAAAGCTCCACCTCGGGGCGGCGGGGTTGGACCCCGCGGACGCTGAGGGTCTCCGTATGGAGCTGGCTGATCTACAGCAGAAGTGCAGCCTGCTGACGGAGGAGAACAAAGAGCTGAGGAACAGG CTGATGCAGTACGAGCCATCGCCTGACGAGGCAGCGGACGCGTAG